One Keratinibaculum paraultunense genomic window carries:
- the nagE gene encoding N-acetylglucosamine-specific PTS transporter subunit IIBC produces MKGFFGKLQKLGRALMLPVAVLPIAGILLRLGADDVLNIPFISSAGDAILGNLPMIFAIGVAVGFAFDNSGAAGLAGAVGYYVLTAGAQVINDTINMGVLGGIIAGIVAGNLYNKYHDIKLPEWLGFFGGRRFVPIVTGFACIILALIFGFIWPPIQNGIDAAANWMIGAGALGVFMFGFLNRLLIPVGLHHVINNIVWFIFGEFGGRTGDYGRFLAGDPNAGIFMAGFYPIMMFGLVGAALAMYKTAKPENKKEVSGALFSVGFTSFLTGITEPIEFMFMFLAPSLYVIHALLTGLSMAVCYMLNIKHGFSFSAGAIDYFLYMKLATNGWLLIPVGIVFGIIYYFIFVFAINKLDLPTPGRVDIEKGEDVEELIEEKGIGGIALAYINALGGADNLVEVDSCITRLRLSVNDSSIIDEEALKQLGASGLLRPSDKNVQVVVGTKAELVADEIKKSLETLKKK; encoded by the coding sequence ATGAAAGGCTTCTTTGGTAAACTTCAAAAGCTAGGTAGAGCTCTCATGTTACCAGTAGCGGTATTACCAATTGCTGGAATATTATTGAGGCTTGGAGCTGATGATGTATTAAACATTCCATTTATTTCATCAGCTGGTGATGCAATACTAGGAAATCTTCCTATGATATTTGCCATAGGGGTAGCAGTTGGCTTTGCTTTTGATAATTCTGGTGCTGCAGGTTTAGCAGGAGCAGTAGGCTATTATGTTTTAACAGCAGGTGCACAGGTTATCAATGATACCATTAACATGGGAGTACTAGGAGGTATTATTGCAGGAATAGTTGCAGGGAATTTATATAATAAATATCATGATATTAAATTACCAGAGTGGTTAGGTTTCTTTGGTGGAAGAAGGTTTGTTCCCATTGTTACAGGTTTTGCATGTATTATATTAGCGCTTATATTTGGATTTATTTGGCCTCCTATCCAAAATGGTATAGATGCAGCAGCTAATTGGATGATAGGAGCAGGTGCCTTAGGAGTATTTATGTTTGGATTTTTAAATAGACTTCTTATTCCAGTGGGATTGCATCATGTTATTAACAATATAGTATGGTTTATATTTGGTGAATTTGGAGGTAGAACAGGAGATTATGGAAGATTTCTAGCAGGTGATCCTAATGCAGGAATATTTATGGCAGGATTCTATCCAATTATGATGTTTGGTTTAGTAGGGGCAGCTTTGGCAATGTATAAAACTGCAAAACCTGAAAACAAAAAGGAAGTAAGTGGAGCTTTATTTTCCGTTGGTTTTACTTCATTTTTGACAGGTATTACTGAACCTATAGAATTTATGTTTATGTTTTTAGCTCCATCTCTTTATGTAATTCATGCTTTACTTACAGGTCTATCAATGGCCGTATGTTATATGTTAAACATAAAACATGGTTTTAGCTTCTCAGCAGGTGCTATAGACTATTTCCTTTATATGAAATTAGCTACTAATGGATGGTTACTCATTCCTGTTGGAATAGTATTTGGGATAATTTATTATTTTATATTTGTATTTGCAATTAACAAGTTAGACTTACCAACTCCTGGTCGAGTGGATATAGAGAAAGGAGAGGATGTAGAGGAATTAATTGAAGAAAAAGGAATAGGCGGCATTGCTTTAGCTTATATTAATGCATTAGGTGGAGCAGATAATTTAGTAGAGGTGGACTCATGTATTACTAGACTTAGATTATCTGTGAATGACAGTTCCATAATAGATGAAGAGGCGTTAAAACAATTGGGAGCTTCTGGCCTTTTAAGACCTTCTGATAAAAATGTACAGGTAGTCGTAGGTACAAAGGCTGAGTTAGTAGCTGACGAGATAAAGAAATCATTAGAAACATTGAAAAAGAAATAA